A window from Theropithecus gelada isolate Dixy chromosome 1, Tgel_1.0, whole genome shotgun sequence encodes these proteins:
- the S100A16 gene encoding protein S100-A16 — protein sequence MSDCYTELEKAVIVLVENFYKYVSKYSLVKNKISKSSFREMLQKELNHMLSDTGNRKAADKLIQNLDANHDGRISFDEYWTLIGGITGPIAKLIREQEQQSSS from the exons ATGTCAGACTGCTACACGGAGCTGGAGAAGGCGGTCATTGTCCTGGTGGAAAACTTCTACAAATATGTGTCTAAGTACAGCCTGGTCAAGAACAAGATCAGCAAGAGCAGCTTCCGCGAGATGCTCCAGAAAGAGCTGAACCACATGCTGTCG GACACAGGGAACCGGAAGGCTGCGGATAAGCTCATCCAGAACCTGGATGCCAATCACGATGGGCGCATCAGCTTCGACGAGTACTGGACCTTGATAGGCGGCATCACCGGCCCCATTGCCAAACTCATCCGCGAGCAGGAGCAGCAGAGCAGCAGCTAG
- the S100A14 gene encoding protein S100-A14, whose amino-acid sequence MGQCRSANAEDAQEFSDVERAIETLIKNFHQYSVEGGKETLTPSELRDLVTQQLPHLMPSNCGLEEKIANLGSCNDSKLEFGSFWELIGEAAKSVKPERPVRGR is encoded by the exons ATGGGACAGTGTCGGTCAGCCAACGCAGAG GATGCTCAGGAATTCAGTGACGTGGAGAGGGCCATTGAGACCCTCATCAAGAACTTCCACCAGTACTCcgtggagggtgggaaggagacGCTGACCCCCTCTGAGCTACGGGACCTGGTCACCCAGCAGCTGCCCCACCTCATGCCG AGCAACTGTGGCCTGGAAGAGAAAATTGCCAACCTGGGCAGCTGCAATGACTCTAAACTGGAGTTCGGGAGTTTCTGGGAGCTGATTGGAGAAGCAGCTAAGAGTGTGAAGCCAGAGAGGCCTGTCCGGGGGCGCTGA
- the S100A13 gene encoding protein S100-A13, whose amino-acid sequence MAAEPLTELEESIETVVTTFFTFARQEGRKDSLSINEFKELVTQQLPHLLKDVGSLDEKMKSLDVNQDSELKFNEYWRLIGELAKEIRKKKDLKIRKK is encoded by the exons ATGGCAGCAGAACCACTGACAGAGCTAGAGGAGTCCATTGAGACCGTGGTCACCACCTTCTTCACCTTTGCTAGGCAGGAGGGCCGGAAGGATAGCCTCAGCATCAACGAGTTCAAGGAGCTGGTTACCCAGCAGTTGCCCCATCTGCTCAAG GATGTGGGCTCTCTTGATGAGAAGATGAAGAGTTTGGATGTGAATCAGGACTCAGAGCTCAAGTTCAATGAGTACTGGAGACTGATTGGGGAGCTGGCCAAGGAAATCAGGAAGAAGAAGGACCTGAAGATCAGGAAGAAGTAA
- the S100A1 gene encoding protein S100-A1 isoform X2, which yields MGCTAAMGSELETAMETLINVFHAHSGKEGDKYKLSKKELKELLQTELSGFLDAQKDVDAVDKVMKELDENGDGEVDFQEYVVLVAALTVACNNFFWENS from the exons ATGGG GTGCACTGCTGCAATGGGCTCGGAGCTGGAGACGGCGATGGAGACCCTCATCAACGTGTTCCACGCCCACTCGGGCAAAGAGGGGGACAAGTACAAGCTGAGCAAGAAGGAGCTGAAAGAGCTGCTGCAGACAGAGCTCTCTGGCTTCCTGGAT GCCCAGAAGGATGTGGATGCTGTGGACAAGGTGATGAAGGAGCTAGACGAGAATGGAGACGGGGAGGTGGACTTCCAGGAGTATGTGGTGCTTGTGGCTGCTCTCACAGTGGCCTGTAACAACTTCTTCTGGGAGAACAGTTGA
- the S100A1 gene encoding protein S100-A1 isoform X1 gives MMGVGRCTAAMGSELETAMETLINVFHAHSGKEGDKYKLSKKELKELLQTELSGFLDAQKDVDAVDKVMKELDENGDGEVDFQEYVVLVAALTVACNNFFWENS, from the exons ATGATGGGGGTGGGTAGGTGCACTGCTGCAATGGGCTCGGAGCTGGAGACGGCGATGGAGACCCTCATCAACGTGTTCCACGCCCACTCGGGCAAAGAGGGGGACAAGTACAAGCTGAGCAAGAAGGAGCTGAAAGAGCTGCTGCAGACAGAGCTCTCTGGCTTCCTGGAT GCCCAGAAGGATGTGGATGCTGTGGACAAGGTGATGAAGGAGCTAGACGAGAATGGAGACGGGGAGGTGGACTTCCAGGAGTATGTGGTGCTTGTGGCTGCTCTCACAGTGGCCTGTAACAACTTCTTCTGGGAGAACAGTTGA
- the S100A1 gene encoding protein S100-A1 isoform X3 codes for MGSELETAMETLINVFHAHSGKEGDKYKLSKKELKELLQTELSGFLDAQKDVDAVDKVMKELDENGDGEVDFQEYVVLVAALTVACNNFFWENS; via the exons ATGGGCTCGGAGCTGGAGACGGCGATGGAGACCCTCATCAACGTGTTCCACGCCCACTCGGGCAAAGAGGGGGACAAGTACAAGCTGAGCAAGAAGGAGCTGAAAGAGCTGCTGCAGACAGAGCTCTCTGGCTTCCTGGAT GCCCAGAAGGATGTGGATGCTGTGGACAAGGTGATGAAGGAGCTAGACGAGAATGGAGACGGGGAGGTGGACTTCCAGGAGTATGTGGTGCTTGTGGCTGCTCTCACAGTGGCCTGTAACAACTTCTTCTGGGAGAACAGTTGA